A genomic region of Pseudomonas sp. MPC6 contains the following coding sequences:
- a CDS encoding RDD family protein: MLETTAPPRNATLSPPLDTRYQIETPEGIDLPLRPAGLMVRALAFSIDLGLRGLILGLLLIVLAFLGKLGAGLGSILLFVVSWWYMVLFEVLNQGRSPGKQWMGLRVVHDDGTPVGWSASLLRNLLRFVDMLPFGYFLGAISCLQHPNFKRLGDLAAGTLVIYREQPLSRPQLPAAEPRRPAFALALPEQRAILGFAERQGELSQARVTELAAILAQPLQLSAPQAVAELNAIARGLLGPA; the protein is encoded by the coding sequence ATGCTCGAGACCACAGCACCGCCAAGGAACGCAACGCTGTCCCCGCCACTGGATACGCGGTACCAGATCGAAACGCCGGAAGGCATCGACTTGCCATTGCGCCCGGCCGGGTTGATGGTGCGTGCGCTGGCGTTCTCCATCGACCTTGGCCTGCGTGGGCTGATCCTTGGCCTGCTGTTGATTGTCCTGGCATTTCTCGGCAAGCTCGGCGCCGGCCTTGGCTCGATCCTGCTGTTTGTGGTGAGCTGGTGGTACATGGTGCTGTTCGAGGTGCTCAATCAGGGCCGCTCGCCAGGCAAGCAGTGGATGGGCCTGCGGGTAGTCCATGACGATGGCACGCCAGTCGGCTGGTCGGCTTCGCTGCTGCGTAACCTGCTGCGCTTTGTCGACATGTTGCCGTTTGGCTATTTCCTTGGGGCCATCAGCTGCCTGCAGCATCCCAACTTCAAGCGCCTCGGCGACCTGGCCGCCGGCACGCTGGTGATCTACCGCGAACAACCGCTCTCCCGCCCCCAGCTACCCGCCGCCGAGCCCCGGCGCCCGGCCTTTGCCCTGGCGCTGCCCGAGCAACGCGCCATCCTCGGGTTTGCCGAACGCCAGGGTGAGCTCTCCCAGGCGCGGGTCACGGAACTGGCAGCCATTCTCGCGCAACCCTTGCAGCTTTCAGCGCCACAGGCGGTGGCCGAGCTCAACGCAATTGCCCGCGGCTTGCTGGGCCCCGCATGA
- a CDS encoding stage II sporulation protein M, with amino-acid sequence MKQSLFESRHKAEWEQFSLLLERLERKQPASRVAHFPSDYRRLCHHLALARERGYSSFLIDSLQQQVLRGHQQLYRHRSRLGAKALGFILADFPRLVREQWRFVLAAGLMFFASLIGIALLVYLFPDLVYNLIPAEQVSQMQSMYDPDAGHLGRSAERAASEDWVMFGYYIMHNIGIAFQTFASGLLFGLGSAFFLFYNGLMIGAVAGHLTQIGYGQTFWSFVIGHGAFELSAIALAGAAGLQLGWALIAPGRLRRAEALRLAARNSVLLMCGVMMFLLMAAFIEAYWSSMTGVAPLRKFLVGAVLWVLVAMYLLLAGRTRHAPE; translated from the coding sequence ATGAAGCAAAGTCTTTTCGAGAGTCGCCACAAGGCCGAATGGGAGCAGTTTTCCCTGCTGCTGGAAAGGCTGGAACGAAAACAGCCTGCCTCGCGTGTCGCACATTTCCCAAGTGACTATCGTCGTCTCTGCCATCACCTGGCCCTGGCCCGGGAGCGCGGTTACAGCAGTTTCCTGATCGACTCATTGCAGCAACAGGTCCTGCGCGGCCATCAACAGCTTTATCGGCATCGCAGCCGACTGGGTGCCAAGGCGCTGGGTTTCATCCTCGCGGACTTCCCCCGACTGGTGCGTGAGCAGTGGCGCTTCGTGCTCGCCGCCGGCCTGATGTTTTTTGCCAGCCTGATCGGTATCGCCCTGCTGGTGTATCTGTTTCCGGACCTGGTCTACAACCTGATCCCCGCCGAGCAGGTCAGCCAGATGCAGAGCATGTATGACCCCGACGCCGGTCACCTGGGGCGCTCGGCGGAACGGGCGGCCAGTGAAGACTGGGTCATGTTCGGCTACTACATCATGCACAACATCGGTATTGCCTTTCAGACCTTCGCCAGCGGCCTGCTGTTTGGCCTGGGCAGCGCGTTTTTCCTGTTCTACAACGGCTTGATGATTGGCGCGGTGGCCGGACACCTGACGCAAATCGGCTATGGCCAGACCTTCTGGTCATTCGTGATCGGCCACGGTGCCTTCGAACTCAGCGCCATCGCCCTGGCGGGTGCCGCGGGCCTGCAACTGGGCTGGGCATTGATCGCACCGGGGCGCTTGCGCCGCGCCGAAGCCTTGCGCCTGGCGGCGCGCAACAGTGTTTTGCTGATGTGTGGGGTGATGATGTTTCTGCTGATGGCGGCGTTTATCGAAGCCTATTGGTCATCGATGACCGGGGTCGCGCCTTTGCGCAAATTCCTGGTCGGTGCCGTGCTCTGGGTACTGGTGGCGATGTACCTGCTGTTGGCCGGACGGACTCGCCATGCGCCTGAGTGA
- a CDS encoding DUF4129 domain-containing protein → MRLSDASVVFRPRPGWEAMDLGVLLSQRHRRLLMTSWAIVTLPVFALLSLLLWDSPSLAVFIFWWLKPAFERLPLFILSKAMFGETPTLKQALRQWPRLLKPQLLASLTWRRLSLSRSFLMPVMQLEGLEGEAREQRLQVLLQRNAGAAKWLTIIGVHLEGALWIGLMVLFYLLLPQQVELDWSWQTLISTATQDWRWLEHLTNFFYALVLVVWEPVYVACGFSLYLNRRTVLEAWDIELAFRRLRQRLGSGAVTLILAALLLVPSAHPAWAAEPLISPDSPRLQEQPLTSQASRDSIKTILDQPPFKNKETLTRYRFGEDTPTAPPNSDRTPDWLTALLNLSTSLIEAVLWGTVVGAIGFLLWRYRDWLQAFVSRRPVRPPKVARPLPRQAFGLDLGRETLPADIAASAEHLWQTDPREALGLLYRALLSHLLHDFDMALKPADTEGQVLERIERLQRPELLAFSKNLTGHWQNIAYGHRLPPASVQQQLCDGWRALFGPGAAR, encoded by the coding sequence ATGCGCCTGAGTGACGCCAGTGTGGTGTTTCGCCCGCGTCCCGGCTGGGAAGCCATGGACCTGGGCGTTCTGCTGAGTCAGCGCCACCGCCGCCTGCTGATGACCAGCTGGGCCATCGTGACCTTGCCGGTCTTCGCCCTGCTCAGCCTGCTGCTATGGGATTCGCCCTCCCTTGCCGTGTTTATTTTCTGGTGGCTGAAACCCGCGTTCGAACGCCTGCCGCTGTTCATTCTGTCCAAAGCCATGTTCGGCGAAACACCGACTTTGAAACAGGCGTTGCGCCAATGGCCGCGCTTGCTCAAGCCGCAACTGCTGGCGAGCCTGACCTGGCGACGCCTGAGCCTGAGCCGCAGTTTCCTGATGCCGGTCATGCAACTCGAAGGCCTCGAGGGTGAAGCGCGGGAGCAGCGTTTGCAGGTGCTGTTGCAGCGTAACGCCGGCGCCGCGAAGTGGCTGACCATCATCGGCGTGCACCTGGAAGGTGCCCTGTGGATTGGGCTGATGGTGCTGTTCTACCTGTTGTTGCCGCAACAGGTCGAACTCGACTGGAGCTGGCAGACATTGATCAGCACGGCCACACAGGACTGGCGCTGGCTGGAACACCTGACCAACTTCTTCTACGCACTGGTGCTGGTGGTCTGGGAACCGGTCTACGTGGCCTGCGGTTTCAGCCTTTACCTGAACCGGCGCACGGTGCTGGAGGCCTGGGATATCGAACTGGCCTTCCGCCGCCTGCGTCAACGCCTGGGCAGCGGCGCCGTCACCCTGATACTGGCGGCGCTGCTGCTGGTGCCATCGGCGCACCCCGCTTGGGCCGCCGAGCCGCTCATTTCACCCGACAGCCCGCGTCTACAGGAGCAGCCGCTGACCAGCCAGGCGTCCCGGGACAGCATCAAGACGATCCTCGACCAGCCGCCGTTCAAGAACAAGGAAACGCTCACGCGCTATCGTTTTGGCGAAGACACCCCGACCGCCCCTCCGAACAGTGACCGCACACCCGACTGGCTGACAGCACTGCTCAACCTGTCGACCTCGCTGATCGAAGCGGTGCTGTGGGGGACAGTGGTCGGCGCCATCGGTTTTTTGCTCTGGCGTTACCGGGACTGGTTGCAGGCCTTCGTCAGTCGTCGCCCGGTGCGGCCGCCTAAAGTCGCGCGACCATTGCCCCGGCAGGCGTTCGGCCTGGACCTCGGCCGCGAAACCCTGCCCGCCGACATCGCCGCCAGCGCCGAACACCTATGGCAGACCGACCCGCGCGAAGCCCTCGGCTTGCTCTATCGCGCCCTGCTCAGCCACTTGCTGCATGACTTCGACATGGCACTGAAGCCCGCCGACACCGAAGGCCAGGTGCTGGAGCGCATCGAACGACTGCAACGCCCTGAGTTGCTGGCCTTCAGCAAGAACCTGACCGGGCACTGGCAAAACATCGCCTACGGGCATCGCCTGCCCCCGGCCTCCGTGCAACAACAGCTCTGTGACGGCTGGCGTGCCCTGTTCGGCCCGGGAGCCGCCCGTTGA
- a CDS encoding DUF4350 domain-containing protein has protein sequence MNRRSGIAIGACLAVLLGALSLYLYLQATPYQEVIDHGPSPEALANPYLAAEHFLRKQGLTVSHAYSLDILPSIEPRQHSLLLLGDRANMTPRQIDQVMNWTRAGGRLLFVAQSLWDEKLGQSNDLLLDRVQLHQLLSKNLKGPPPDSRTDPYPKLTKLYLEDEDAPAYANFDTAFHLEDPKNLAQAWANSAKATHMMQLNHGLGSIIVVTDADLWKTPAIDQYDNAWLLWYLTADTQVTLLFNTDHDNLLTLLLRYFPQALVTLIALIGVWFWHVGVRHGPVLEPAPRARRQLQEHLRASADFLFRRKRQDSLLHALQQDILRRVRRRHPGFEQLGVAEQWQVLARLTGQSTRAISQVMSPRPKQRLSSVEFSRQVAYLQTLRNAL, from the coding sequence TTGAATCGACGCTCCGGGATTGCAATCGGCGCCTGCCTCGCCGTGCTACTGGGCGCGCTGAGTCTTTACCTGTACCTGCAGGCGACGCCCTATCAGGAGGTGATCGATCACGGTCCCTCGCCCGAGGCCCTGGCCAATCCTTATCTCGCCGCCGAGCATTTCCTGCGCAAACAGGGCCTGACCGTCAGCCATGCCTACAGCCTCGACATCCTGCCCTCTATCGAACCGCGCCAGCACAGCCTGTTGTTGCTCGGTGACCGGGCCAACATGACCCCGCGCCAGATCGATCAAGTGATGAACTGGACCCGGGCCGGCGGGCGCCTGTTGTTCGTTGCCCAGTCGCTGTGGGATGAAAAACTCGGCCAGAGCAATGACCTGCTGCTCGACCGGGTCCAGTTGCATCAGTTGCTGAGCAAAAACCTCAAGGGCCCGCCACCCGACAGCAGGACCGATCCCTACCCCAAGTTGACCAAGCTGTACCTTGAAGACGAAGACGCGCCGGCTTACGCCAACTTCGACACCGCCTTCCATCTCGAAGACCCGAAAAACCTCGCCCAGGCCTGGGCCAACAGCGCCAAGGCCACCCACATGATGCAGCTCAATCACGGGCTCGGTTCGATCATCGTGGTCACCGACGCCGACCTGTGGAAAACCCCGGCCATCGACCAGTACGACAACGCGTGGCTGCTCTGGTACCTGACCGCGGATACCCAGGTGACCCTGCTGTTCAACACCGATCACGACAACCTGCTGACCTTGCTGCTGCGCTATTTCCCCCAGGCGCTGGTAACGCTGATTGCCCTGATCGGTGTCTGGTTCTGGCACGTCGGGGTGCGGCATGGTCCGGTGCTGGAACCGGCGCCGCGAGCCCGTCGGCAACTCCAGGAACATCTGCGCGCCAGTGCCGATTTTCTGTTCCGGCGCAAGCGTCAGGACAGCCTGCTGCACGCCTTGCAACAAGACATCCTGCGTCGCGTGCGGCGGCGTCATCCCGGCTTTGAACAACTCGGCGTCGCCGAACAATGGCAGGTGCTCGCACGCCTGACCGGCCAATCCACACGCGCTATCAGCCAGGTCATGAGCCCGCGACCGAAGCAACGGCTTTCCAGCGTTGAGTTCAGCCGTCAGGTCGCCTACCTGCAAACCTTGAGGAACGCCTTATGA
- a CDS encoding MoxR family ATPase, which produces MSEQIEPDAPSHADQQRQRASQLARALRSELQKAVFGQDEVIDDVLTALIAGGHVLLEGVPGLGKTLLVRALARCFGGEFARIQFTPDLMPSDVTGHAVYDLQTEQFKLRKGPLFTNLLLADEINRAPAKTQAALLEAMQERQVTLEGRALPIVQPFMVLATQNPIEQEGTYPLPEAELDRFMLKVRMDYPDGDQELDMVRQVCRSTRADMLDVQPLRTVLQAKDVLALQRIASDLPLDNQVLDYAVRLARTTRSWPGLTLGAGPRASIALVRCARARALLRGGEFVIPDDIKGCALAVLRHRVRLAPELDIEGLEVDDVLRQLLDQVPAPRL; this is translated from the coding sequence ATGAGTGAACAGATCGAGCCCGACGCCCCGAGCCACGCCGACCAGCAACGCCAGCGTGCCAGTCAGTTGGCCAGGGCGTTGCGTAGCGAATTGCAGAAAGCTGTCTTCGGCCAGGACGAGGTCATCGACGATGTGCTCACGGCCCTGATCGCCGGTGGCCACGTGCTGCTCGAAGGTGTGCCGGGGCTGGGCAAGACCTTGCTGGTACGGGCGCTGGCGCGCTGCTTCGGTGGCGAGTTCGCGCGCATCCAGTTCACCCCGGACCTGATGCCCAGCGATGTCACCGGGCACGCGGTGTACGACCTGCAGACCGAGCAGTTCAAACTGCGCAAGGGGCCGTTGTTCACCAACCTGTTGCTCGCCGACGAAATCAACCGCGCCCCGGCAAAAACCCAGGCGGCGCTGCTCGAAGCCATGCAGGAACGGCAAGTGACCCTCGAAGGCCGCGCCCTGCCCATCGTGCAACCGTTCATGGTGCTGGCCACGCAAAACCCCATCGAACAGGAAGGCACTTACCCGCTGCCGGAAGCCGAACTGGATCGCTTCATGCTCAAGGTCCGCATGGATTACCCCGACGGCGACCAGGAGCTGGACATGGTCCGCCAGGTCTGTCGCTCGACCCGGGCCGACATGCTCGACGTGCAACCGTTGCGCACGGTGTTGCAGGCCAAGGACGTGCTGGCCTTGCAACGCATCGCCAGCGACCTGCCGCTGGACAATCAGGTCCTCGACTACGCCGTACGCCTGGCGCGCACCACCCGCAGCTGGCCCGGACTGACCCTCGGTGCCGGGCCCCGGGCGTCCATCGCATTGGTGCGTTGCGCCCGGGCGCGCGCGCTGTTGCGCGGTGGCGAGTTCGTGATTCCGGATGACATCAAGGGGTGTGCCCTGGCGGTGCTGCGTCATCGCGTACGCCTCGCGCCGGAGCTGGACATCGAAGGGCTCGAGGTCGATGACGTGCTGCGCCAGCTGCTCGATCAAGTGCCGGCACCGCGGTTGTGA
- a CDS encoding DUF58 domain-containing protein — translation MKPSRLLLIWLAILLVIGIVLGTLRALDTVIPASLPSIHWGLLLALLALAILDAIRLKRLPSPRIQRHMPGSLALGRWGDVRLEVEHDFAQPLDIRLFDHVPHGLSFENLPLSVELQPGLRSQIDYRLRPLKRGHFNFERCEISLPSPLGLWSDNRLLNVTDATRVYPDFARLYGGQLLAVDNWLSQLGVRQRQRRGLGLEFHQLREFREGDSLRQIDWKATARQRTPIAREYQDERDQQIMFMLDCGRRMRSQDDELSHFDHALNACLLLSYVALRQGDAVGLCTFAHDQPRYLAPVKGAGQLNRLLNQVYDLDSGQRSADYQGAATELLARQKRRALVVVVTNLRDEDDEELLTAVKRLGKSHRVLVASLREDVLDRLRQTPVQTLADALTYCGTVDFLNARTELHERLNAHGVPVVDTTAVELGAALVTRYLEWKKAGVF, via the coding sequence GTGAAACCCTCGCGCCTGCTGTTGATCTGGCTCGCGATCCTGCTGGTCATCGGCATCGTCCTGGGTACGTTGCGGGCGCTGGACACCGTGATTCCAGCAAGTCTGCCGTCGATCCACTGGGGATTGCTCCTGGCACTCCTGGCCTTGGCGATACTCGATGCCATTCGCCTCAAGCGCCTGCCCTCGCCGCGCATCCAGCGACACATGCCCGGCAGCCTGGCGCTCGGCCGTTGGGGCGACGTGCGACTGGAGGTCGAGCATGACTTTGCCCAGCCACTGGACATTCGGCTCTTCGATCACGTACCCCACGGCCTGAGTTTCGAAAACCTGCCCCTGTCGGTCGAGCTTCAACCCGGCCTGCGCAGCCAGATCGACTATCGCCTGCGCCCGCTCAAGCGCGGCCACTTCAACTTCGAACGCTGCGAAATCAGCCTGCCGAGCCCATTGGGCCTGTGGTCCGACAATCGGCTGCTGAACGTGACCGACGCTACCCGCGTCTACCCCGACTTCGCCCGCCTCTACGGCGGCCAGTTGCTGGCGGTGGACAACTGGCTCAGTCAACTCGGCGTACGCCAGCGCCAACGACGCGGCCTGGGCCTGGAATTTCATCAGCTACGGGAATTTCGCGAAGGCGACAGCCTGCGCCAGATCGACTGGAAAGCCACCGCCCGCCAGCGCACACCGATTGCGCGGGAGTATCAGGACGAGCGTGACCAGCAGATCATGTTCATGCTCGATTGCGGCCGGCGCATGCGCAGTCAGGACGATGAACTGTCGCACTTCGACCATGCACTCAATGCCTGCCTGCTGCTCAGTTACGTCGCCCTGCGCCAGGGTGATGCCGTGGGCCTTTGCACCTTTGCCCATGATCAGCCGCGCTACCTCGCCCCGGTCAAGGGCGCCGGCCAGCTCAACCGGTTGCTCAACCAGGTCTACGACCTCGACAGCGGCCAACGCAGTGCCGACTACCAGGGCGCTGCAACCGAGCTGTTGGCTCGGCAGAAACGCCGGGCACTGGTGGTCGTGGTCACCAACCTGCGGGACGAAGACGACGAAGAACTGCTCACCGCCGTCAAACGCCTGGGCAAGTCACATCGGGTGTTGGTCGCCAGTCTGCGCGAAGACGTGCTCGACCGCTTGCGTCAGACGCCGGTGCAGACCCTTGCCGACGCGTTGACCTATTGCGGCACCGTGGATTTTCTCAATGCCCGGACCGAACTTCATGAGCGATTGAACGCTCATGGGGTGCCGGTGGTGGATACGACCGCTGTCGAGTTGGGTGCCGCGCTGGTGACGCGCTACCTGGAATGGAAAAAGGCCGGGGTGTTTTAG
- a CDS encoding PilZ domain-containing protein has protein sequence MFTDRRIERHQLPYFLRVFNSVTDKPIGFLGNVSEDGLMLISQLPMMIGADFALRLKIPMAGGCHQVIDLNACCLWCHEDSTPHHYDAGFCLQQAPPEYGQLIEALKQYFSFQPLPASA, from the coding sequence ATGTTCACCGACCGCCGTATCGAGCGGCATCAACTGCCGTATTTTCTTCGAGTGTTCAACAGCGTTACCGACAAACCCATTGGCTTTCTGGGTAACGTCTCCGAAGACGGGCTGATGCTCATCAGCCAGTTGCCGATGATGATCGGTGCTGACTTCGCTTTGCGCCTGAAAATTCCCATGGCCGGTGGCTGCCATCAGGTGATCGACCTCAATGCCTGCTGCCTGTGGTGCCATGAAGACAGCACCCCCCACCATTACGACGCCGGGTTCTGCCTGCAACAGGCCCCGCCGGAGTATGGGCAACTGATTGAAGCGTTGAAGCAGTACTTCAGTTTTCAGCCGTTGCCGGCCTCGGCCTGA
- a CDS encoding tetratricopeptide repeat protein, which translates to MRFVLMAALVLSVTGCTRWSMNHHLNNAYSAYDRGNCEQVMLELSKVERASRARPYVWPEVSMMRGLCLERQKLFVDAAQTYQFIIASYPQSEYAFRASARLETLQSLGHYPLRSAEVVRPSRF; encoded by the coding sequence ATGCGATTCGTGCTCATGGCAGCCCTTGTACTCAGTGTCACGGGCTGCACCCGTTGGTCGATGAACCACCATTTGAATAACGCCTACAGCGCCTATGACCGCGGCAATTGCGAGCAGGTGATGCTCGAACTGTCCAAAGTCGAACGCGCAAGCAGGGCGCGGCCTTATGTGTGGCCGGAAGTGTCGATGATGCGCGGTTTGTGTCTTGAACGGCAGAAACTGTTCGTTGATGCTGCTCAAACCTATCAGTTCATCATCGCCTCGTACCCGCAGAGTGAATATGCCTTTCGCGCGAGCGCCCGGTTGGAAACCTTGCAGTCGCTTGGCCATTATCCGCTGCGCAGTGCCGAGGTCGTTCGCCCGAGCCGGTTCTGA
- the pyk gene encoding pyruvate kinase has protein sequence MSVRRTKIVATLGPASNSPEVLEQLILAGLDVARLNFSHGTPDEHKARAKLVRDLAAKHGRFVALLGDLQGPKIRIAKFANKKIELKIGDQFTFSTSHPLTEGTQTIVGIDYPDLVKDCGVGDELLLDDGRVVMRVDTATATELHCTVLIGGPLSDHKGINRRGGGLTAPALTEKDKADIKLAAEMQVDYLAVSFPRDAADMEYARQLRDEAGGTAWLVAKIERAEAVADDETLDGLIQASDAVMVARGDLGVEIGDAELVGIQKKIILHARRHNKAVIVATQMMESMIQNPMPTRAEVSDVANAVLDYTDAVMLSAESAAGLYPLEAVQAMARICIGAEKHPTGKTSSHRIGKEFTRCDESIALATMYTANHFPGVKAIIALTESGYTPLIMSRIRSSVPIYAFSPHRETQARAAMFRGVYTIPFDPASLEPHEVSQKAIDELVKRGVVEKGDWVILTKGDSYHTTGGTNGMKILHVGDPQV, from the coding sequence ATGTCCGTCCGTCGTACCAAAATCGTCGCTACCCTTGGCCCGGCCAGTAACTCGCCGGAAGTTCTCGAACAGCTGATTCTGGCTGGCCTGGACGTCGCCCGTCTGAACTTCTCCCATGGCACCCCCGACGAGCACAAGGCTCGCGCGAAGCTGGTGCGTGACCTGGCAGCCAAGCACGGTCGCTTCGTCGCCCTGCTGGGTGACCTGCAAGGCCCGAAAATCCGTATCGCCAAATTCGCCAACAAGAAGATCGAGCTGAAGATCGGTGATCAATTCACCTTCTCCACCAGCCATCCGTTGACCGAAGGCACTCAAACGATTGTCGGCATCGACTACCCGGACCTGGTCAAGGATTGCGGCGTGGGCGACGAGCTGCTGCTCGACGACGGCCGCGTGGTGATGCGCGTCGACACCGCCACGGCAACCGAACTGCACTGCACCGTGCTGATCGGTGGCCCGCTGTCGGACCACAAAGGCATCAACCGTCGCGGCGGTGGCCTGACTGCACCGGCCCTGACCGAAAAAGACAAGGCCGACATCAAGCTCGCCGCAGAAATGCAGGTCGACTACCTCGCCGTGTCCTTTCCGCGTGACGCCGCCGACATGGAATACGCCCGTCAACTGCGCGACGAAGCCGGCGGTACCGCCTGGCTGGTGGCGAAGATCGAACGCGCCGAAGCCGTGGCCGACGACGAAACCCTTGATGGCCTGATCCAGGCTTCCGACGCGGTCATGGTTGCCCGTGGCGACCTGGGTGTGGAAATCGGCGACGCCGAGCTGGTGGGCATTCAGAAAAAGATCATTCTGCACGCACGCCGCCACAACAAGGCGGTAATCGTGGCGACCCAGATGATGGAGTCGATGATCCAGAACCCGATGCCGACCCGCGCCGAAGTGTCCGACGTAGCCAACGCCGTACTCGACTACACCGACGCCGTGATGCTGTCGGCCGAAAGTGCGGCCGGTCTGTACCCGCTGGAAGCTGTGCAGGCGATGGCGCGCATCTGCATCGGCGCTGAAAAGCACCCGACCGGCAAGACCTCCAGCCACCGCATCGGCAAGGAATTCACCCGCTGCGACGAGAGCATTGCGCTGGCAACCATGTACACCGCCAACCACTTCCCGGGCGTGAAGGCGATCATCGCATTGACCGAAAGCGGCTACACCCCGCTGATCATGTCGCGCATCCGCTCTTCGGTGCCGATCTATGCGTTTTCGCCGCACCGCGAAACCCAGGCGCGCGCAGCGATGTTCCGTGGCGTGTACACCATTCCGTTCGACCCTGCCTCGCTGGAGCCACACGAAGTCAGCCAGAAGGCGATCGATGAGCTGGTCAAGCGCGGCGTCGTGGAGAAAGGCGACTGGGTCATCCTGACCAAGGGCGACAGCTACCACACCACCGGCGGCACCAACGGGATGAAAATCCTGCACGTTGGCGACCCGCAGGTCTGA
- a CDS encoding enoyl-CoA hydratase-related protein, producing the protein MTNAIQLERERGLLTLRLNRPDKKNALTRAMYSHLAEALEQADADPEINAVLITGSAECFTAGNDIADFLQQPPTSLDSPVFHFMLSLLECRKPVIAAVAGAAVGIGTTMLLHCDLVYISADAKLRMPFVNLGLCPEFGSSLILPRLLGQAKAAQLLLLGEGFSGEQAAAWGIATEALGSGEAALAKAREMALRFETLPPEAVRISKQLMKAPDREQLRKVIEEEGALFTQRLRSPEAVAALSGFINRH; encoded by the coding sequence ATGACCAATGCCATCCAACTTGAGCGCGAACGCGGCCTGCTGACCTTGCGTCTGAACCGCCCCGACAAGAAAAACGCCCTGACCCGCGCCATGTACAGCCACCTGGCCGAAGCGTTGGAACAGGCCGATGCCGATCCGGAAATCAACGCAGTGCTGATCACCGGGTCCGCCGAGTGCTTCACCGCCGGCAACGACATCGCCGACTTCCTGCAGCAACCGCCGACCAGTCTCGACAGCCCGGTGTTTCATTTCATGCTCAGCCTGCTCGAATGCCGCAAGCCGGTGATTGCCGCCGTGGCCGGTGCTGCGGTGGGCATTGGCACGACCATGCTGCTGCATTGCGATTTGGTGTACATCAGCGCGGATGCAAAATTGCGCATGCCCTTCGTCAATCTCGGGTTATGCCCGGAATTCGGTTCCAGCCTGATCCTCCCGCGTTTGCTGGGCCAGGCCAAAGCGGCGCAATTGTTGCTGCTGGGCGAGGGTTTCAGTGGTGAGCAAGCGGCCGCATGGGGCATTGCTACCGAAGCCCTGGGCAGTGGCGAAGCGGCGTTGGCCAAGGCGCGGGAGATGGCGTTGCGTTTCGAGACCCTGCCACCGGAAGCGGTACGGATCAGCAAGCAATTGATGAAGGCCCCGGACCGTGAGCAATTGCGCAAAGTGATAGAAGAAGAGGGCGCGTTGTTCACCCAGCGGCTGCGTTCGCCGGAAGCGGTTGCGGCGTTGTCGGGGTTTATCAACAGGCATTGA
- a CDS encoding iron-sulfur-binding ferredoxin reductase has translation MPELRVGARQWSVAAGSNLLDALNRNGVPVPYSCRAGSCHACLVQCVQGLPSDSRPDALSADQRQQGWRLACQCQVVEDLQVHAFDPQQDGRPAQVAAVDWLSASVLRLRLTPERPLRYSAGQHLVLWAGNVARPYSLASLPDEDRFLEFHLDCRQPGEFCDAARQLRIGDGIRLGELRGGALHYDVDWNTRPLWLMAAGTGLGPLFGVLREALRQDHQGTIRVIHLAHDADAHYLAKPLHAMAANRANLSVELWTPAELPAALAQLRLVSRQTQALLCGAPDSVDAFARRLYLAGLPRNQLLADVFLPRG, from the coding sequence ATGCCTGAGTTACGGGTCGGCGCGCGCCAATGGTCTGTTGCAGCCGGTAGCAACCTGCTCGATGCCTTGAATCGCAACGGTGTGCCAGTGCCCTACAGCTGCCGCGCCGGTAGCTGTCATGCTTGCCTGGTGCAGTGTGTACAAGGGCTGCCGAGCGATAGCCGGCCCGATGCCTTGAGCGCGGACCAGCGTCAGCAGGGCTGGCGCCTGGCGTGCCAGTGTCAGGTAGTCGAGGACTTGCAGGTGCACGCCTTCGACCCGCAACAGGATGGGCGACCGGCCCAAGTGGCTGCCGTCGATTGGTTGAGCGCCAGTGTGTTGCGTTTGCGCCTGACCCCTGAACGTCCTTTGCGCTACAGCGCCGGGCAGCATCTGGTGTTGTGGGCGGGCAACGTCGCGCGGCCTTACTCCCTCGCCAGCCTGCCGGACGAAGACCGCTTCCTGGAGTTTCACCTCGACTGTCGCCAGCCTGGGGAATTTTGCGATGCGGCCCGCCAATTGAGAATCGGCGATGGGATCCGTCTCGGCGAGTTGCGCGGCGGGGCCTTGCATTACGACGTGGACTGGAACACCCGGCCGTTGTGGCTGATGGCCGCGGGTACCGGGCTGGGTCCGTTGTTCGGCGTCTTGCGTGAAGCGCTGCGGCAGGACCACCAAGGTACGATCCGTGTGATTCACCTGGCCCATGATGCCGATGCGCATTATCTGGCCAAACCCCTGCATGCCATGGCCGCCAATCGTGCGAACCTCAGCGTCGAGCTGTGGACCCCGGCCGAGTTACCCGCGGCTTTGGCACAACTGAGGCTTGTTTCCCGGCAAACCCAGGCTTTACTCTGCGGGGCCCCCGACAGTGTCGACGCCTTTGCCCGGCGCCTGTACCTGGCGGGACTGCCGCGCAATCAACTGCTGGCCGATGTTTTTCTGCCTCGCGGTTGA